AATCTTGTGATGTAGAGTTCTTCGATCAACAAGAAAAAGTATTGAGAAAGCATTCACTTTGGCCGAGAATGCCGGTGAAAGTCGATGTAATTCCACCGCCGCCTGCTAATTCGAAGCAGCCGGGTGTTACAAAATCGTTGCTTTACAACGGTTCGCGCTTTCAGGGATCGCAAAAGTCCAAGGGCAATAGTTACGACGTTGAAGTTGTTTTACAGGTTAGTTCTTCATCTTTTTGGAAATTACACGACAAATTTATCGATACTTTATTATGTgcctttaaaaatttattttatgcgTGACCTTGTTATTCTATCCTTTCTCCCATCGTAATTTAGCACCTCGTTTCTAAATGGCAAATTGAATGAGAACATCGTTAGTAATTAGTAATACATGAATTCTTTGGAGCAATCTCATATTAATACGTTAAATATATTCTGTTTTTGATATATCATTTCAAAACATTGTTATTCTAGTATCTCCttgacatatatgtattacttttatgacgtcaatttttttattacccaAGGATATCAATATTGATCATACTATAACATAatgttatatttcaaatatttacttttactcacaaataatattattactctaTAAGATTTATGAGAGTTCCAGACaatgatttatttgaaattttatgatttcatATAAACTTAAATCTGATTTATGTTTTAGCATGTAGATGAGGAAAACAGCTACTTATGTggttatctaaaaataaaaggtcTTACAGAAGAATTTCCTACATTAACTACATTCTTTGATGGTGaaattatttccaaaaaatatCCATTTTTAACTCGTAAATGGGACGCGGATGAAGATGTTGACAAGAAACATTGGGTTTGTTTTTCTTCACACACAAGCACACATGCCATCCATATCCTTCTTATCATATGATCTTAACACAAATTTACTAAGTATAATCATAAATTTAGtctatttcttaattttcagAGTAAATTTGAATCTTTCTGTCAATATGCTAAAACTTTTAACTCCGACACATTTGATTACGAAGCACTAAAAGGGACAGACTTCGTATTTATGAGATGGAAGGAACATTTTTTAGTTCCCGACCATACTATCAAAGATATTAACGGAGCTTCATTTGCAggcttttattatatttgcttCCAAAAGTCTGCTGCAACGATTGAAggtttttattatcatcgaaGTTCTGAATggtaaattgatattatatttatatatgaatacttttatacattttagtTCTATTATAACAAATGTCTCGCTATAATGAaactatgaaataaaatatgtatgtactttcgTAAGATCGATCAAGGTCTCAGATTTCCGCAgctgtataatataatttaaagaaaagcattatacgtttatacatatgttattaatttaatgaacatttctattattagattatttattatcattttaggTATCAATCATTGAATTTAAGGCACGTTCCAGAACACAGTATACAAATCTATGAATTCAGGTGAAATCCATGCTTTTCCTATATTGTCTCtctaaattcatattttctctgTCCCAGCATACAGATCTCATAAAAGTCCTTGGTCTTAAAATGCTCTTCATATTTGTATAAGATATCcgttcattttatatttaaggaTGAAAATCTGGTTAAATTTGAGTTATGTCCGCTATATATCTCTActactacacacacacacatacatacacacgatactttttatttctgacATATAATATATGGTATGTACCATATTGTTCGGTATATCCAACATTTTTGATCATAACTATAAATTTGACGAGTAGAGTGCCTCAATGAGAGATATTTAATtagaacaattatttatataaatattcattgtgTAAGGcacattattaaaataaattaattgatactTTTTGTCAATTAAAACCGTTGTTGTTGATTATTTGATATTCATATATTCTACAACGAAGACTAACTTCTTTGTCATTGTTACATGAAACAATCTCATAAGATTCTGGTacgtttattgttatttaatccACCCTTTTGAAACTTTTAAAAACAgaattaaatgataagaaaataataatacaatatatattatattattaccgATATTTAGAATTACATAGAATACCTATTGCGCAATTTGGTTTTTATTGTAAGTGATTTTATCTTATCCcttttaaatgttaaaatttcGTAACTTCGTAAATGAATGCTAATTAACGTAGAAACATAGAATGTCACTTGTacaatatgataattatatcactATATTATATGTCTGTATtgaaatatcttattttttaataaattctatattattctttcctctttttcagcAAAAAAATctgttattcattattttaaggATATTTATGAGATCTGCTTGCTTAAATAGTTATGAACATATTGCAgtgaaaatgttatatttgaattgtatTTGAACATCTAATGTGTGAAGTAGCCAAGagagaatttatataataacacaAGAGAGAATTTAATTTCAGTAATTCAAAACATCCATGCATATGATTATTAGAATTTGTTTCGATTCGTAGTTTATTGATATAAGAATGGTGTATgataaggaaaaggaaaacaaaacaaaaaagatatacacacacacacacacacatatacatatacatacacatgtacgcacatgtgtatgtatatgtatatgtacatatattaaaatctttaaatGTGTCAATGAAAAAAGGGTGTATGCATCTGTATTACAATGTTGATTAAATACTTCAATCATAATGCAGACAGTGATagaacatttcttttattatcaaaatgaaataCTAACCAATGCTAttaatgttctttttcctttatagtTTGCATAAAAAAccttgataattaataatgttttttgtaaaatatttctcttttgttacatttgaaattacaaacatataacaaaatttctaattacttgttactctttaaaaaatgtttttagaaAAAACTATCAAATATCTTCAGGCATTTTCCAATTACAAAAACACTATATAATCATACTTGTTAAAAATCtgcaattattttatcatcatcaatGTGTCATTACATGTGCCTTTTAATTGGAAAATGCctcttttatcttatattcttccactttttaaaattcttttgaaatatcgttttccaatataaaaattcCCATTTTAGGCACAACCACAGGAAGTGTCTTATTCTTTATGATTGTATTCAAAAGAtgtatttttcaaaagtaGCAATAACAAGTTGtattatgtgtatgtaatatggcagatatttgtttttaaaaaaaaatctatattagAATCAATAGGTAATTACAAAATCAATAAGTTTCAAAAATGTACACATTAAATCATTTTgtgttattatttctaaatactttattattgttactgtattatttttttttttatttatagtgtGTACTGTTGAAAACGAATATATCCCAAAAATATTAGACCCGTATCGATCTTATTTGAcatagttatttttatttaaatattaaaattatttttattattttttatatatttattttatatatatatatgtatgtatgtatgtatatatatatacgcgcgcgcgcacgcatatgcatcttttttctttttcttctatacaaaatcaaaatttacaCATGggataatatatatcaataaaaatacgtagaaaatctttcaatttttccgttattagattaatattttatcaattttttttttagttttacgTACAATAGATATATGGATACTTCTTGTATCTAAGTGATTATTGCATACGCTTTTAAAAAGTAACATCGTAAATCACTTATAAGGTGCGAATTGAATAGATTAATATCACATGTCAGTAAGATtagtatgataaaaaaatgatttatttaaatacttgtattttataaaattgatgtGTAATTTGTTTCAAagcttttaatttaatttaagcAATTTATGTTTAAACACacagaaaatattgttttgtattataattgtttt
This window of the Vespula vulgaris chromosome 1, iyVesVulg1.1, whole genome shotgun sequence genome carries:
- the LOC127066101 gene encoding glucose-induced degradation protein 4 homolog, giving the protein MPVKVDVIPPPPANSKQPGVTKSLLYNGSRFQGSQKSKGNSYDVEVVLQHVDEENSYLCGYLKIKGLTEEFPTLTTFFDGEIISKKYPFLTRKWDADEDVDKKHWSKFESFCQYAKTFNSDTFDYEALKGTDFVFMRWKEHFLVPDHTIKDINGASFAGFYYICFQKSAATIEGFYYHRSSEWYQSLNLRHVPEHSIQIYEFR